The following coding sequences are from one Trichoplusia ni isolate ovarian cell line Hi5 chromosome 15, tn1, whole genome shotgun sequence window:
- the LOC113501550 gene encoding prolactin regulatory element-binding protein, with the protein MSPNRCDGLLARVDFPLYTLQTLTNRHVIVAGGGGAAATGVANGFEIFELSHNGTRFIAEEVMRHETGPNVVMNCSVRSNQNKTYLTAGQESHCQLYKVNIRMVDAAEMRRGSFRAENGLVRRRRRTVSENDNISKKDSNSNTTEKRISFEIRPSDSVQTDFSNDPLQRVVRISHNGKLMATGGIDGKVRVWSFPKMELLYELDGHTKEIDDLDYSPCDSSLVSIAKDGLALVWAAGGRAPPRLRIVCTPPNGNKYLFRRCRFGLIEEQKDSFRMFTIANPLSRSGRQRGLLQSWAGADGAPLRAALAQESLSALAVRDDGRFVGVGTMFSGSVDIYIAFSLQRVLHVQNAHRMFVTGLEFLPVRGYGPAITSRSEAALLSISVDNCLCVHSLPHRSTVPAWVAILLIIFVLFCTFTLCSYMGI; encoded by the exons ATGTCTCCGAATAGATGTGATGGTTTGCTGGCGAGGGTTGATTTTCCGCTCTATACGCTACAAACACTCACAAATCGACACGTAATAGTTGCGGGTGGTGGCGGAGCTGCTGCAACAGGCGTCGCTAATGGATTT gaaatatttgaattatcaCACAATGGCACGAGATTTATTGCCGAAGAGGTGATGAGGCATGAAACTGGACCAAATGTAGTCATGAACTGTTCTGTGAGGAGCAACCAGAACAAGACATACTTGACAGCGGGTCAGGAGAGCCACTGTCAACTGTACAAAGTGAATATACGAATGGTAGATGCAGCAGAGATGCGCCGCGGCAGCTTCAGAGCGGAGAACGGGCTCGTGAGGAGGAGGCGCCGCACTGTATCAGAGAATGATAATATATCTAAGAAAGACAGCAATAGTAACACCACGGAGAAAAGAATATCATTTGAAATAAGGCCTAGCGACAGTGTGCAAACAGATTTCAG TAACGACCCCCTGCAGCGGGTGGTGCGCATCAGCCACAACGGCAAGCTAATGGCGACGGGCGGCATCGACGGCAAGGTGCGCGTCTGGAGCTTCCCCAAGATGGAACTACTCTACGAGCTCGATGGACACACTAAAGag ATCGACGACCTCGACTACAGTCCGTGCGACAGCTCCCTGGTGAGCATCGCCAAGGACGGGCTGGCGCTGGTGTGGGCGGCGGGGGGCAGGGCGCCGCCGCGACTGCGCATCGTGTGCACGCCGCCCAACGGGAACAAGTACCTGTTCCGACGGTGTCG GTTCGGTCTAATAGAGGAGCAGAAGGACTCGTTCCGCATGTTCACGATAGCCAACCCGCTGTCCCGGTCGGGGCGGCAGCGCGGCCTGCTGCAGAGCTGGGCGGGCGCGGACGGGGCCCCGCTGCGGGCCGCGCTCGCGCAGGAGTCGCTGTCCGCGCTGGCCGTGCGGGACGACGGACGCTTCGTCGGCGTCGGGACCATGTTCAGTGGATCCGTCGATATTTATATCGCATTTAGTTTACAG CGCGTCCTGCACGTCCAGAACGCTCACCGCATGTTCGTGACGGGGCTGGAGTTCCTGCCGGTGCGCGGCTACGGTCCCGCCATCACGAGCCGCTCCGAGGCCGCGCTGCTCTCCATCTCCGTGGACAACTGTCTCTGCGTGCACTCGCTGCCGCATCGGA GTACTGTACCTGCCTGGGTTGCCATCCTACTTATAATCTTCGTCCTATTCTGTACCTTCACTCTATGTTCTTACATGGGCATTTAa
- the LOC113501548 gene encoding uncharacterized protein LOC113501548 isoform X2 — MAGVPTDWQLGCVEVKQRGAYLLQSGQWSDCTFLVGAEPHRVAIAGHKLVLAMASPVFEAMFYGGMAERNEPIPILDVQPEAFRALLEYIYTDNINISSFDKACELCYGAKKYMLPHLVKECTRYLWSDLYPRNACRAYEFARLFEENVLMDKCIQIISTNTKDVLNDSSFEDVELNTVITLFTLDHLNIDSELDLFEAAVRYAKAQDKRNQERSISPPSENGPPTEKKSKSPAPSTSKDKVVNVESSAENSPEAVTEPAKTSEPADQPQPGPSDESKKNKQDVKDKPTIRSAIEKIRFLTLTPQQFAEGPARSSLLTESEAFAVLMNILSSSSDVPMPSGFSTCRVPRKQLIGDGPSSNMATLTVDTPSPVMMEQVFGAPSQPSCLPHYPRPSRHDGLYNFYNRRPPLVARPARGPRGGRGGAGAGRRLHQDLLPAPHHPAHRLPQHLRPGLLRHLHGRQEHLPARRAGPDAGPVRGVGAGRGRQLLRAAVRAPAGRGRGAPHLHALHQPRALPPSARHHVQPPRLHTAEQGLQSGHRIQQGRLVPDGHLRAAGSRGVRFLQFLHRTEQRLRPRRSHTFHHLHLLATNFPRSHRHRPVTDFVRSRRVNRLGVN, encoded by the exons ATGGCAGGTGTGCCGACGGATTGGCAGTTAGGATGCGTCGAAGTAAAGCAAAGAGGAGCTTACCTTCTTCAATCCGGGCAATGGTCTGATTGCACCTTCTTAGTGGGTGCCGAGCCGCACCGCGTGGCCATAGCTGGTCACAAGCTGGTCCTGGCGATGGCGTCTCCAGTTTTCGAGGCAATGTTTTATGGCGGCATGGCGGAGAGGAATGAACCCATACCTATATTAGACGTGCAGCCTGAGGCCTTCAGAGCTCTGTTAGA GTACATATACACAGACAATATAAACATAAGTTCATTTGACAAGGCCTGTGAACTATGCTACGGAGCTAAGAAGTACATGCTGCCTCATCTAGTGAAGGAGTGCACTCGCTATCTCTGGTCTGACCTGTACCCCCGGAATGCGTGTCGGGCTTATGAGTTTGCCAGGTTGTTCGAAGAAAATGTGCTCATGGATAAATGTATACAG ATAATCAGCACAAACACCAAAGATGTCCTCAACGACAGTAGCTTCGAGGATGTGGAGCTGAACACTGTGATCACCCTCTTCACCCTGGACCATTTAAACATCGACAGTGAACTGGATCTGTTTGAAGCCGCAGTAAGATATGCCAAGGCCCAGGATAAGAGGAATCAGGAGAGGAGCATCAGCCCACCCTCAGAGAATGGACCTCCAACCGAGAAGAAATCTAAAAGTCCTGCACCATCTACTTCTAAAGATAAG GTCGTGAATGTGGAAAGCAGTGCAGAGAACAGCCCAGAAGCCGTCACTGAGCCTGCGAAGACCAGTGAGCCCGCCGACCAGCCGCAGCCGGGACCCTCAGATGAAAGCAAGAAGAATAAACAGG ACGTCAAGGACAAGCCAACGATTCGCAGTGCGATAGAAAAGATCCGCTTCCTGACGCTGACCCCGCAGCAGTTCGCGGAGGGCCCAGCGAGGTCCTCCCTCCTCACAGAGTCCGAAGCCTTCGCCGTCCTCATGAACATCCTCTCTAGCTCCTCAGACGTCCCCATGCCCAGTGGCTTCTCAACATGCAGGGTGCCCAGGAAACAGCTGATTGGAGATGGACCTTCCTCAAAT ATGGCGACACTGACGGTAGACACGCCCAGCCCCGTGATGATGGAGCAGGTGTTCGGCGCGCCTTCACAGCCCTCCTGTCTGCCGCACTACCCGCGGCCTTCCAGACACGATGGTTTATACAATTTCTATAA TAGGCGTCCGCCACTCGTCGCTCGTCCCGCCCGCGGGCCGCGCGGCGGGCGAGGCGGAGCTGGCGCGGGCCGCCGACTACACCAAGATCTACTGCCAGCGCCCCATCATCCAGCACACCGACTGCCTCAACACCTCCGTCCTGGACTGCTCCGTCACCTTCATGGTCGACAAGAACATCTGCCTGCTCGGCGTGCAG GTCCCGACGCAGGCCCCGTCCGAGGAGTCGGGgcagggcgcgggcggcagctaCTGCGAGCTGCTGTACGCGCACCTGCTGGACGCGGACGGGGCGCGCCTCACCTACACGCACTACACCAGCCGCGTGCCCTTCCGCCATCTGCTCGACATCATGTTCAACCGCCCCGTCTACATACAGCGGAACAAG GTTTACAAAGTGGGCATCGTATTCAACAAGGTAGGCTGGTACCCGATGGGCACCTGCGCGCAGCAGGTAGCCGCGGAGTCCGTTTTCTTCAATTTCTGCATCGGACAGAGCAGCGACTCCGTCCGCGACGGTCTCATACGTTCCATCATCTTCACCTACTAGCAACCAATTTCCCCCGATCCCATCGTCATCGTCCTGTAACTGATTTCGTACGAAGCCGACGCGTGAATAGATTAGGCGTGAATTGA
- the LOC113501548 gene encoding uncharacterized protein LOC113501548 isoform X1 gives MAGVPTDWQLGCVEVKQRGAYLLQSGQWSDCTFLVGAEPHRVAIAGHKLVLAMASPVFEAMFYGGMAERNEPIPILDVQPEAFRALLEYIYTDNINISSFDKACELCYGAKKYMLPHLVKECTRYLWSDLYPRNACRAYEFARLFEENVLMDKCIQIISTNTKDVLNDSSFEDVELNTVITLFTLDHLNIDSELDLFEAAVRYAKAQDKRNQERSISPPSENGPPTEKKSKSPAPSTSKDKVVNVESSAENSPEAVTEPAKTSEPADQPQPGPSDESKKNKQDVKDKPTIRSAIEKIRFLTLTPQQFAEGPARSSLLTESEAFAVLMNILSSSSDVPMPSGFSTCRVPRKQLIGDGPSSNMATLTVDTPSPVMMEQVFGAPSQPSCLPHYPRPSRHDGLYNFYNLSRSRRPPLVARPARGPRGGRGGAGAGRRLHQDLLPAPHHPAHRLPQHLRPGLLRHLHGRQEHLPARRAGPDAGPVRGVGAGRGRQLLRAAVRAPAGRGRGAPHLHALHQPRALPPSARHHVQPPRLHTAEQGLQSGHRIQQGRLVPDGHLRAAGSRGVRFLQFLHRTEQRLRPRRSHTFHHLHLLATNFPRSHRHRPVTDFVRSRRVNRLGVN, from the exons ATGGCAGGTGTGCCGACGGATTGGCAGTTAGGATGCGTCGAAGTAAAGCAAAGAGGAGCTTACCTTCTTCAATCCGGGCAATGGTCTGATTGCACCTTCTTAGTGGGTGCCGAGCCGCACCGCGTGGCCATAGCTGGTCACAAGCTGGTCCTGGCGATGGCGTCTCCAGTTTTCGAGGCAATGTTTTATGGCGGCATGGCGGAGAGGAATGAACCCATACCTATATTAGACGTGCAGCCTGAGGCCTTCAGAGCTCTGTTAGA GTACATATACACAGACAATATAAACATAAGTTCATTTGACAAGGCCTGTGAACTATGCTACGGAGCTAAGAAGTACATGCTGCCTCATCTAGTGAAGGAGTGCACTCGCTATCTCTGGTCTGACCTGTACCCCCGGAATGCGTGTCGGGCTTATGAGTTTGCCAGGTTGTTCGAAGAAAATGTGCTCATGGATAAATGTATACAG ATAATCAGCACAAACACCAAAGATGTCCTCAACGACAGTAGCTTCGAGGATGTGGAGCTGAACACTGTGATCACCCTCTTCACCCTGGACCATTTAAACATCGACAGTGAACTGGATCTGTTTGAAGCCGCAGTAAGATATGCCAAGGCCCAGGATAAGAGGAATCAGGAGAGGAGCATCAGCCCACCCTCAGAGAATGGACCTCCAACCGAGAAGAAATCTAAAAGTCCTGCACCATCTACTTCTAAAGATAAG GTCGTGAATGTGGAAAGCAGTGCAGAGAACAGCCCAGAAGCCGTCACTGAGCCTGCGAAGACCAGTGAGCCCGCCGACCAGCCGCAGCCGGGACCCTCAGATGAAAGCAAGAAGAATAAACAGG ACGTCAAGGACAAGCCAACGATTCGCAGTGCGATAGAAAAGATCCGCTTCCTGACGCTGACCCCGCAGCAGTTCGCGGAGGGCCCAGCGAGGTCCTCCCTCCTCACAGAGTCCGAAGCCTTCGCCGTCCTCATGAACATCCTCTCTAGCTCCTCAGACGTCCCCATGCCCAGTGGCTTCTCAACATGCAGGGTGCCCAGGAAACAGCTGATTGGAGATGGACCTTCCTCAAAT ATGGCGACACTGACGGTAGACACGCCCAGCCCCGTGATGATGGAGCAGGTGTTCGGCGCGCCTTCACAGCCCTCCTGTCTGCCGCACTACCCGCGGCCTTCCAGACACGATGGTTTATACAATTTCTATAA TTTGTCCCGCAGTAGGCGTCCGCCACTCGTCGCTCGTCCCGCCCGCGGGCCGCGCGGCGGGCGAGGCGGAGCTGGCGCGGGCCGCCGACTACACCAAGATCTACTGCCAGCGCCCCATCATCCAGCACACCGACTGCCTCAACACCTCCGTCCTGGACTGCTCCGTCACCTTCATGGTCGACAAGAACATCTGCCTGCTCGGCGTGCAG GTCCCGACGCAGGCCCCGTCCGAGGAGTCGGGgcagggcgcgggcggcagctaCTGCGAGCTGCTGTACGCGCACCTGCTGGACGCGGACGGGGCGCGCCTCACCTACACGCACTACACCAGCCGCGTGCCCTTCCGCCATCTGCTCGACATCATGTTCAACCGCCCCGTCTACATACAGCGGAACAAG GTTTACAAAGTGGGCATCGTATTCAACAAGGTAGGCTGGTACCCGATGGGCACCTGCGCGCAGCAGGTAGCCGCGGAGTCCGTTTTCTTCAATTTCTGCATCGGACAGAGCAGCGACTCCGTCCGCGACGGTCTCATACGTTCCATCATCTTCACCTACTAGCAACCAATTTCCCCCGATCCCATCGTCATCGTCCTGTAACTGATTTCGTACGAAGCCGACGCGTGAATAGATTAGGCGTGAATTGA
- the LOC113501548 gene encoding uncharacterized protein LOC113501548 isoform X4 has translation MAGVPTDWQLGCVEVKQRGAYLLQSGQWSDCTFLVGAEPHRVAIAGHKLVLAMASPVFEAMFYGGMAERNEPIPILDVQPEAFRALLEYIYTDNINISSFDKACELCYGAKKYMLPHLVKECTRYLWSDLYPRNACRAYEFARLFEENVLMDKCIQIISTNTKDVLNDSSFEDVELNTVITLFTLDHLNIDSELDLFEAAVRYAKAQDKRNQERSISPPSENGPPTEKKSKSPAPSTSKDKVVNVESSAENSPEAVTEPAKTSEPADQPQPGPSDESKKNKQDVKDKPTIRSAIEKIRFLTLTPQQFAEGPARSSLLTESEAFAVLMNILSSSSDVPMPSGFSTCRVPRKQLIGDGPSSNMATLTVDTPSPVMMEQVFGAPSQPSCLPHYPRPSRHDVGVRHSSLVPPAGRAAGEAELARAADYTKIYCQRPIIQHTDCLNTSVLDCSVTFMVDKNICLLGVQVPTQAPSEESGQGAGGSYCELLYAHLLDADGARLTYTHYTSRVPFRHLLDIMFNRPVYIQRNKVYKVGIVFNKVGWYPMGTCAQQVAAESVFFNFCIGQSSDSVRDGLIRSIIFTY, from the exons ATGGCAGGTGTGCCGACGGATTGGCAGTTAGGATGCGTCGAAGTAAAGCAAAGAGGAGCTTACCTTCTTCAATCCGGGCAATGGTCTGATTGCACCTTCTTAGTGGGTGCCGAGCCGCACCGCGTGGCCATAGCTGGTCACAAGCTGGTCCTGGCGATGGCGTCTCCAGTTTTCGAGGCAATGTTTTATGGCGGCATGGCGGAGAGGAATGAACCCATACCTATATTAGACGTGCAGCCTGAGGCCTTCAGAGCTCTGTTAGA GTACATATACACAGACAATATAAACATAAGTTCATTTGACAAGGCCTGTGAACTATGCTACGGAGCTAAGAAGTACATGCTGCCTCATCTAGTGAAGGAGTGCACTCGCTATCTCTGGTCTGACCTGTACCCCCGGAATGCGTGTCGGGCTTATGAGTTTGCCAGGTTGTTCGAAGAAAATGTGCTCATGGATAAATGTATACAG ATAATCAGCACAAACACCAAAGATGTCCTCAACGACAGTAGCTTCGAGGATGTGGAGCTGAACACTGTGATCACCCTCTTCACCCTGGACCATTTAAACATCGACAGTGAACTGGATCTGTTTGAAGCCGCAGTAAGATATGCCAAGGCCCAGGATAAGAGGAATCAGGAGAGGAGCATCAGCCCACCCTCAGAGAATGGACCTCCAACCGAGAAGAAATCTAAAAGTCCTGCACCATCTACTTCTAAAGATAAG GTCGTGAATGTGGAAAGCAGTGCAGAGAACAGCCCAGAAGCCGTCACTGAGCCTGCGAAGACCAGTGAGCCCGCCGACCAGCCGCAGCCGGGACCCTCAGATGAAAGCAAGAAGAATAAACAGG ACGTCAAGGACAAGCCAACGATTCGCAGTGCGATAGAAAAGATCCGCTTCCTGACGCTGACCCCGCAGCAGTTCGCGGAGGGCCCAGCGAGGTCCTCCCTCCTCACAGAGTCCGAAGCCTTCGCCGTCCTCATGAACATCCTCTCTAGCTCCTCAGACGTCCCCATGCCCAGTGGCTTCTCAACATGCAGGGTGCCCAGGAAACAGCTGATTGGAGATGGACCTTCCTCAAAT ATGGCGACACTGACGGTAGACACGCCCAGCCCCGTGATGATGGAGCAGGTGTTCGGCGCGCCTTCACAGCCCTCCTGTCTGCCGCACTACCCGCGGCCTTCCAGACACGATG TAGGCGTCCGCCACTCGTCGCTCGTCCCGCCCGCGGGCCGCGCGGCGGGCGAGGCGGAGCTGGCGCGGGCCGCCGACTACACCAAGATCTACTGCCAGCGCCCCATCATCCAGCACACCGACTGCCTCAACACCTCCGTCCTGGACTGCTCCGTCACCTTCATGGTCGACAAGAACATCTGCCTGCTCGGCGTGCAG GTCCCGACGCAGGCCCCGTCCGAGGAGTCGGGgcagggcgcgggcggcagctaCTGCGAGCTGCTGTACGCGCACCTGCTGGACGCGGACGGGGCGCGCCTCACCTACACGCACTACACCAGCCGCGTGCCCTTCCGCCATCTGCTCGACATCATGTTCAACCGCCCCGTCTACATACAGCGGAACAAG GTTTACAAAGTGGGCATCGTATTCAACAAGGTAGGCTGGTACCCGATGGGCACCTGCGCGCAGCAGGTAGCCGCGGAGTCCGTTTTCTTCAATTTCTGCATCGGACAGAGCAGCGACTCCGTCCGCGACGGTCTCATACGTTCCATCATCTTCACCTACTAG
- the LOC113501548 gene encoding uncharacterized protein LOC113501548 isoform X3: MAGVPTDWQLGCVEVKQRGAYLLQSGQWSDCTFLVGAEPHRVAIAGHKLVLAMASPVFEAMFYGGMAERNEPIPILDVQPEAFRALLEYIYTDNINISSFDKACELCYGAKKYMLPHLVKECTRYLWSDLYPRNACRAYEFARLFEENVLMDKCIQIISTNTKDVLNDSSFEDVELNTVITLFTLDHLNIDSELDLFEAAVRYAKAQDKRNQERSISPPSENGPPTEKKSKSPAPSTSKDKVVNVESSAENSPEAVTEPAKTSEPADQPQPGPSDESKKNKQDVKDKPTIRSAIEKIRFLTLTPQQFAEGPARSSLLTESEAFAVLMNILSSSSDVPMPSGFSTCRVPRKQLIGDGPSSNMATLTVDTPSPVMMEQVFGAPSQPSCLPHYPRPSRHDVCPAVGVRHSSLVPPAGRAAGEAELARAADYTKIYCQRPIIQHTDCLNTSVLDCSVTFMVDKNICLLGVQVPTQAPSEESGQGAGGSYCELLYAHLLDADGARLTYTHYTSRVPFRHLLDIMFNRPVYIQRNKVYKVGIVFNKVGWYPMGTCAQQVAAESVFFNFCIGQSSDSVRDGLIRSIIFTY, encoded by the exons ATGGCAGGTGTGCCGACGGATTGGCAGTTAGGATGCGTCGAAGTAAAGCAAAGAGGAGCTTACCTTCTTCAATCCGGGCAATGGTCTGATTGCACCTTCTTAGTGGGTGCCGAGCCGCACCGCGTGGCCATAGCTGGTCACAAGCTGGTCCTGGCGATGGCGTCTCCAGTTTTCGAGGCAATGTTTTATGGCGGCATGGCGGAGAGGAATGAACCCATACCTATATTAGACGTGCAGCCTGAGGCCTTCAGAGCTCTGTTAGA GTACATATACACAGACAATATAAACATAAGTTCATTTGACAAGGCCTGTGAACTATGCTACGGAGCTAAGAAGTACATGCTGCCTCATCTAGTGAAGGAGTGCACTCGCTATCTCTGGTCTGACCTGTACCCCCGGAATGCGTGTCGGGCTTATGAGTTTGCCAGGTTGTTCGAAGAAAATGTGCTCATGGATAAATGTATACAG ATAATCAGCACAAACACCAAAGATGTCCTCAACGACAGTAGCTTCGAGGATGTGGAGCTGAACACTGTGATCACCCTCTTCACCCTGGACCATTTAAACATCGACAGTGAACTGGATCTGTTTGAAGCCGCAGTAAGATATGCCAAGGCCCAGGATAAGAGGAATCAGGAGAGGAGCATCAGCCCACCCTCAGAGAATGGACCTCCAACCGAGAAGAAATCTAAAAGTCCTGCACCATCTACTTCTAAAGATAAG GTCGTGAATGTGGAAAGCAGTGCAGAGAACAGCCCAGAAGCCGTCACTGAGCCTGCGAAGACCAGTGAGCCCGCCGACCAGCCGCAGCCGGGACCCTCAGATGAAAGCAAGAAGAATAAACAGG ACGTCAAGGACAAGCCAACGATTCGCAGTGCGATAGAAAAGATCCGCTTCCTGACGCTGACCCCGCAGCAGTTCGCGGAGGGCCCAGCGAGGTCCTCCCTCCTCACAGAGTCCGAAGCCTTCGCCGTCCTCATGAACATCCTCTCTAGCTCCTCAGACGTCCCCATGCCCAGTGGCTTCTCAACATGCAGGGTGCCCAGGAAACAGCTGATTGGAGATGGACCTTCCTCAAAT ATGGCGACACTGACGGTAGACACGCCCAGCCCCGTGATGATGGAGCAGGTGTTCGGCGCGCCTTCACAGCCCTCCTGTCTGCCGCACTACCCGCGGCCTTCCAGACACGATG TTTGTCCCGCAGTAGGCGTCCGCCACTCGTCGCTCGTCCCGCCCGCGGGCCGCGCGGCGGGCGAGGCGGAGCTGGCGCGGGCCGCCGACTACACCAAGATCTACTGCCAGCGCCCCATCATCCAGCACACCGACTGCCTCAACACCTCCGTCCTGGACTGCTCCGTCACCTTCATGGTCGACAAGAACATCTGCCTGCTCGGCGTGCAG GTCCCGACGCAGGCCCCGTCCGAGGAGTCGGGgcagggcgcgggcggcagctaCTGCGAGCTGCTGTACGCGCACCTGCTGGACGCGGACGGGGCGCGCCTCACCTACACGCACTACACCAGCCGCGTGCCCTTCCGCCATCTGCTCGACATCATGTTCAACCGCCCCGTCTACATACAGCGGAACAAG GTTTACAAAGTGGGCATCGTATTCAACAAGGTAGGCTGGTACCCGATGGGCACCTGCGCGCAGCAGGTAGCCGCGGAGTCCGTTTTCTTCAATTTCTGCATCGGACAGAGCAGCGACTCCGTCCGCGACGGTCTCATACGTTCCATCATCTTCACCTACTAG